A genomic window from Silvanigrella paludirubra includes:
- a CDS encoding DUF4365 domain-containing protein: MTINPKDIESELSYIYLHAVASLAGFTCSLPTRLEDNHGIDVTIRNSDKLAPDSKIYDFSVDIQLKATIKQLEIINNKIAYSFRGIKQYDKLRSEFAGNPKIVILLMLPENKEEWLHITKEQLVLKNAAYWVSLYRAPESENTTSQTIYIPTNNLLTVTSLKEMMIKISIEENIKYEQL; encoded by the coding sequence ATGACAATAAACCCCAAAGATATTGAATCAGAATTAAGTTACATATATTTACATGCTGTAGCATCATTAGCAGGCTTTACCTGTTCTCTTCCCACTCGATTAGAAGATAATCATGGAATTGATGTTACAATTAGAAATAGTGATAAACTTGCTCCCGATTCAAAAATATATGATTTTTCTGTTGATATTCAGCTTAAAGCAACAATAAAACAGCTTGAAATAATTAATAATAAAATTGCTTATAGTTTTCGTGGCATTAAGCAATATGATAAATTAAGATCAGAATTTGCAGGTAATCCAAAAATTGTAATATTATTGATGCTTCCTGAAAACAAAGAAGAGTGGCTTCACATTACAAAAGAACAGCTTGTATTAAAAAATGCTGCTTATTGGGTAAGCTTATATAGAGCTCCTGAAAGCGAAAATACAACGAGTCAGACAATATATATACCAACAAATAATCTTTTAACAGTAACTAGTTTAAAAGAAATGATGATCAAAATTTCAATAGAGGAAAATATCAAATATGAACAACTATGA
- a CDS encoding tyrosine-type recombinase/integrase, translating to MPENENCSNLEHALIQVRGSPSINFEKYPPEIALKCAQFLGSYVSENTIKNYARHLRSFFEFCREKNQPISKLLEIHRDHVDAYKRLLVVKNPPVTVCAKLAPVLSFLKFAHQEGWTDKNVGAAIRLPRVQKHKGKTEALSEEEIGGILETLEKSYLLAMNPLKQKDHYRAWLRFIVFSTLSHVGMRATELCSLKIKDFDLSGKLPRLHLKIKGGELHAPLISDELANLLKKYVVTLRSLLKPEDPLFTLSPYSKKPLSRDYLARLVTTIARENGITKEISPHSCRATVASHLHRNGIPLSEIQDLLGHKSMMTTMMYIRKTDEEKESASRKVKYAKGTKGD from the coding sequence ATGCCTGAAAATGAAAATTGCTCTAATTTAGAGCATGCCTTGATTCAAGTGAGAGGGTCTCCTAGTATCAACTTTGAAAAATACCCCCCTGAAATCGCCTTAAAATGCGCCCAATTTTTAGGCAGCTATGTCTCTGAAAATACAATTAAAAATTACGCCAGGCATTTAAGGTCTTTCTTTGAATTTTGCAGGGAAAAAAACCAACCTATCTCTAAGCTCCTAGAAATACACAGGGATCATGTAGACGCTTATAAAAGGCTCCTAGTGGTGAAAAATCCTCCTGTCACGGTCTGTGCAAAACTTGCTCCCGTTTTATCGTTCTTGAAGTTTGCTCACCAAGAAGGTTGGACGGATAAAAATGTTGGAGCTGCCATCAGGCTTCCAAGGGTTCAGAAACACAAGGGAAAAACAGAAGCCCTTTCGGAAGAAGAAATTGGTGGAATTTTAGAAACCCTTGAGAAATCTTATTTACTGGCAATGAATCCCTTGAAACAAAAAGACCATTACAGGGCTTGGTTACGATTTATTGTGTTCAGCACTCTTTCGCATGTTGGAATGAGGGCAACTGAGCTTTGTTCCCTTAAAATCAAGGACTTCGATCTGTCTGGCAAACTTCCGAGGCTCCACCTGAAAATAAAAGGGGGTGAACTTCATGCTCCTCTTATTAGCGACGAGTTAGCAAACTTACTTAAAAAATATGTTGTTACTTTAAGATCACTGCTAAAACCTGAAGATCCTCTTTTTACATTAAGCCCCTATTCGAAAAAGCCACTCTCACGGGATTATCTAGCTCGTTTAGTTACTACCATTGCAAGAGAAAATGGAATCACTAAAGAAATCAGTCCACACAGTTGTAGAGCCACAGTTGCAAGTCATTTGCACCGCAACGGCATCCCACTGTCTGAAATCCAGGATCTTTTAGGACACAAAAGCATGATGACAACCATGATGTATATAAGAAAAACAGATGAGGAAAAAGAAAGTGCAAGCCGCAAAGTAAAATACGCTAAAGGAACAAAGGGGGATTAA